A section of the Ranitomeya imitator isolate aRanImi1 chromosome 7, aRanImi1.pri, whole genome shotgun sequence genome encodes:
- the LOC138645256 gene encoding noggin-2-like, translating to MKRINLPQAVLLCSCLVLVHHQGSCQPFLRFRPSPSGDLPVLPVIEHPDPEQDPKEQDLDERTLRKKLGSNFDPNFMAVVLPNLVNMSTQDSLTKTKTLGSLPIELKKMDLSEAPYGGRIKIGKKARRKFLQWLWAYTYCPVLYTWKDLGIRFWPRFIKEGLCFAEKSCSLPEGMYCRPHKSVTKIFLRWHCQGWSRQRFCTWIPFQYPILSECKCSC from the coding sequence ATGAAGAGGATAAATCTGCctcaagcagttcttctttgctccTGCCTGGTTTTGGTGCACCATCAGGGGTCTTGCCAACCGTTTCTCAGGTTTCGACCTTCTCCGAGTGGAGACTTACCTGTCTTACCTGTTATCGAGCATCCGGATCCAGAACAAGATCCAAAAGAGCAGGACTTGGATGAGAGGACACTGAGGAAGAAACTTGGCAGCAACTTTGACCCCAACTTTATGGCGGTGGTTTTGCCCAACCTTGTTAACATGTCTACCCAAGACTCATTGACAAAAACGAAAACCCTTGGCTCGCTACCAATTGAGCTCAAGAAGATGGACCTCAGCGAAGCACCTTATGGTGGCAGGATCAAGATAGGCAAGAAAGCCAGGCGGAAGTTCCTGCAGTGGTTGTGGGCTTACACCTACTGCCCGGTACTGTACACCTGGAAGGATCTAGGGATCAGGTTTTGGCCAAGGTTCATCAAGGAAGGACTATGCTTTGCAGAGAAGTCCTGCTCCTTACCGGAGGGTATGTACTGCAGACCCCATAAATCTGTCACCAAAATTTTTTTAAGGTGGCACTGCCAGGGCTGGTCAAGGCAACGGTTCTGCACATGGATCCCTTTCCAGTATCCAATATTATCTGAATGCAAGTGCTCGTGTTAA